From a single Tursiops truncatus isolate mTurTru1 chromosome 20, mTurTru1.mat.Y, whole genome shotgun sequence genomic region:
- the PHOSPHO1 gene encoding phosphoethanolamine/phosphocholine phosphatase isoform X1, whose amino-acid sequence MSGCFPVAGLRCLSRVCRGLVWEAPTSPSPTASPAARLLRTLAETPPADKFLPGNWSWMCQRLWPRPANQPLPGRLPPRPLSLAPSSLPCSQDGGMAAQGAPRFLLTFDFDETIVDENSDDSIVRAAPGQRLPESLRATYREGFYNEYMQRVFQYLGEQGVRPRDLRAIYEAIPLSPGMGELLQFVAKQGACFEVILISDANTFGVESALRAAGHHGLFRRIFSNPSGPDARGLLALRPFHAHSCARCPANMCKHKVLSDYLRERAHDGVHFERLFYVGDGANDFCPMGVLAGGDVAFPRRGYPMHRLIQEAQKAEPSSFCARVVPWETATEVRLHLQQVLKTC is encoded by the exons ATGAGCGGGTGTTTTCCAGTTGCTGGCCTCCGATGCCTATCTAGG GTATGTCGTGGCCTGGTGTGGGAGGCTCCGACTTCCCCAAGCCCCACTGCTTCTCCTGCTGCCCGCTTGCTTCGGACTCTCGCAGAAACCCCACCTGCTGACAAGTTCCTCCCAGGGAATTG GTCTTGGATGTGCCAGCGCCTCTGGCCGAGGCCCGCTAACCAGCCTCTCCCTGGCCGGCTCCCGCCGCGCCCCCTCTCGCttgctccctcctctctcccctgctcccaGGACGGCGGGATGGCTGCGCAGGGCGCACCGCGCTTCCTCCTGACCTTCGACTTTGACGAGACTATCGTGGATGAAAACAGCGATGACTCCATCGTGCGCGCCGCGCCGGGCCAGCGGCTGCctgagagcctgcgtgccacctACCGCGAGGGCTTCTACAACGAGTACATGCAGCGCGTCTTCCAGTACCTGGGCGAGCAGGGCGTGCGGCCCCGGGACCTGCGCGCCATCTACGAGGCCATCCCCCTGTCGCCCGGCATGGGCGAGCTGCTGCAGTTTGTGGCCAAGCAGGGCGCCTGCTTTGAGGTTATTCTTATCTCAGACGCCAACACCTTTGGCGTGGAGAGTGCGCTGCGCGCCGCCGGCCACCACGGCCTGTTCCGCCGCATCTTCAGCAACCCGTCGGGGCCCGACGCTCGGGGGCTGCTGGCGCTGCGGCCCTTCCACGCGCACAGCTGCGCTCGCTGCCCCGCCAACATGTGCAAGCACAAGGTGCTCAGCGACTACCTGCGCGAGCGGGCCCACGACGGCGTGCACTTCGAGCGCCTGTTCTACGTGGGCGACGGCGCCAACGACTTCTGCCCCATGGGGGTGCTGGCAGGAGGCGACGTGGCCTTCCCGCGCCGGGGCTACCCCATGCACCGCCTTATCCAGGAGGCGCAGAAGGCCGAGCCCAGCTCCTTCTGCGCCAGGGTGGTGCCCTGGGAAACCGCCACCGAAGTGCGCCTCCATCTGCAACAGGTGCTGAAGACGTGCTGA
- the PHOSPHO1 gene encoding phosphoethanolamine/phosphocholine phosphatase isoform X3, with product MSGCFPVAGLRCLSRDGGMAAQGAPRFLLTFDFDETIVDENSDDSIVRAAPGQRLPESLRATYREGFYNEYMQRVFQYLGEQGVRPRDLRAIYEAIPLSPGMGELLQFVAKQGACFEVILISDANTFGVESALRAAGHHGLFRRIFSNPSGPDARGLLALRPFHAHSCARCPANMCKHKVLSDYLRERAHDGVHFERLFYVGDGANDFCPMGVLAGGDVAFPRRGYPMHRLIQEAQKAEPSSFCARVVPWETATEVRLHLQQVLKTC from the exons ATGAGCGGGTGTTTTCCAGTTGCTGGCCTCCGATGCCTATCTAGG GACGGCGGGATGGCTGCGCAGGGCGCACCGCGCTTCCTCCTGACCTTCGACTTTGACGAGACTATCGTGGATGAAAACAGCGATGACTCCATCGTGCGCGCCGCGCCGGGCCAGCGGCTGCctgagagcctgcgtgccacctACCGCGAGGGCTTCTACAACGAGTACATGCAGCGCGTCTTCCAGTACCTGGGCGAGCAGGGCGTGCGGCCCCGGGACCTGCGCGCCATCTACGAGGCCATCCCCCTGTCGCCCGGCATGGGCGAGCTGCTGCAGTTTGTGGCCAAGCAGGGCGCCTGCTTTGAGGTTATTCTTATCTCAGACGCCAACACCTTTGGCGTGGAGAGTGCGCTGCGCGCCGCCGGCCACCACGGCCTGTTCCGCCGCATCTTCAGCAACCCGTCGGGGCCCGACGCTCGGGGGCTGCTGGCGCTGCGGCCCTTCCACGCGCACAGCTGCGCTCGCTGCCCCGCCAACATGTGCAAGCACAAGGTGCTCAGCGACTACCTGCGCGAGCGGGCCCACGACGGCGTGCACTTCGAGCGCCTGTTCTACGTGGGCGACGGCGCCAACGACTTCTGCCCCATGGGGGTGCTGGCAGGAGGCGACGTGGCCTTCCCGCGCCGGGGCTACCCCATGCACCGCCTTATCCAGGAGGCGCAGAAGGCCGAGCCCAGCTCCTTCTGCGCCAGGGTGGTGCCCTGGGAAACCGCCACCGAAGTGCGCCTCCATCTGCAACAGGTGCTGAAGACGTGCTGA
- the PHOSPHO1 gene encoding phosphoethanolamine/phosphocholine phosphatase isoform X2, whose translation MCQRLWPRPANQPLPGRLPPRPLSLAPSSLPCSQDGGMAAQGAPRFLLTFDFDETIVDENSDDSIVRAAPGQRLPESLRATYREGFYNEYMQRVFQYLGEQGVRPRDLRAIYEAIPLSPGMGELLQFVAKQGACFEVILISDANTFGVESALRAAGHHGLFRRIFSNPSGPDARGLLALRPFHAHSCARCPANMCKHKVLSDYLRERAHDGVHFERLFYVGDGANDFCPMGVLAGGDVAFPRRGYPMHRLIQEAQKAEPSSFCARVVPWETATEVRLHLQQVLKTC comes from the coding sequence ATGTGCCAGCGCCTCTGGCCGAGGCCCGCTAACCAGCCTCTCCCTGGCCGGCTCCCGCCGCGCCCCCTCTCGCttgctccctcctctctcccctgctcccaGGACGGCGGGATGGCTGCGCAGGGCGCACCGCGCTTCCTCCTGACCTTCGACTTTGACGAGACTATCGTGGATGAAAACAGCGATGACTCCATCGTGCGCGCCGCGCCGGGCCAGCGGCTGCctgagagcctgcgtgccacctACCGCGAGGGCTTCTACAACGAGTACATGCAGCGCGTCTTCCAGTACCTGGGCGAGCAGGGCGTGCGGCCCCGGGACCTGCGCGCCATCTACGAGGCCATCCCCCTGTCGCCCGGCATGGGCGAGCTGCTGCAGTTTGTGGCCAAGCAGGGCGCCTGCTTTGAGGTTATTCTTATCTCAGACGCCAACACCTTTGGCGTGGAGAGTGCGCTGCGCGCCGCCGGCCACCACGGCCTGTTCCGCCGCATCTTCAGCAACCCGTCGGGGCCCGACGCTCGGGGGCTGCTGGCGCTGCGGCCCTTCCACGCGCACAGCTGCGCTCGCTGCCCCGCCAACATGTGCAAGCACAAGGTGCTCAGCGACTACCTGCGCGAGCGGGCCCACGACGGCGTGCACTTCGAGCGCCTGTTCTACGTGGGCGACGGCGCCAACGACTTCTGCCCCATGGGGGTGCTGGCAGGAGGCGACGTGGCCTTCCCGCGCCGGGGCTACCCCATGCACCGCCTTATCCAGGAGGCGCAGAAGGCCGAGCCCAGCTCCTTCTGCGCCAGGGTGGTGCCCTGGGAAACCGCCACCGAAGTGCGCCTCCATCTGCAACAGGTGCTGAAGACGTGCTGA
- the PHOSPHO1 gene encoding phosphoethanolamine/phosphocholine phosphatase isoform X4, whose product MAAQGAPRFLLTFDFDETIVDENSDDSIVRAAPGQRLPESLRATYREGFYNEYMQRVFQYLGEQGVRPRDLRAIYEAIPLSPGMGELLQFVAKQGACFEVILISDANTFGVESALRAAGHHGLFRRIFSNPSGPDARGLLALRPFHAHSCARCPANMCKHKVLSDYLRERAHDGVHFERLFYVGDGANDFCPMGVLAGGDVAFPRRGYPMHRLIQEAQKAEPSSFCARVVPWETATEVRLHLQQVLKTC is encoded by the coding sequence ATGGCTGCGCAGGGCGCACCGCGCTTCCTCCTGACCTTCGACTTTGACGAGACTATCGTGGATGAAAACAGCGATGACTCCATCGTGCGCGCCGCGCCGGGCCAGCGGCTGCctgagagcctgcgtgccacctACCGCGAGGGCTTCTACAACGAGTACATGCAGCGCGTCTTCCAGTACCTGGGCGAGCAGGGCGTGCGGCCCCGGGACCTGCGCGCCATCTACGAGGCCATCCCCCTGTCGCCCGGCATGGGCGAGCTGCTGCAGTTTGTGGCCAAGCAGGGCGCCTGCTTTGAGGTTATTCTTATCTCAGACGCCAACACCTTTGGCGTGGAGAGTGCGCTGCGCGCCGCCGGCCACCACGGCCTGTTCCGCCGCATCTTCAGCAACCCGTCGGGGCCCGACGCTCGGGGGCTGCTGGCGCTGCGGCCCTTCCACGCGCACAGCTGCGCTCGCTGCCCCGCCAACATGTGCAAGCACAAGGTGCTCAGCGACTACCTGCGCGAGCGGGCCCACGACGGCGTGCACTTCGAGCGCCTGTTCTACGTGGGCGACGGCGCCAACGACTTCTGCCCCATGGGGGTGCTGGCAGGAGGCGACGTGGCCTTCCCGCGCCGGGGCTACCCCATGCACCGCCTTATCCAGGAGGCGCAGAAGGCCGAGCCCAGCTCCTTCTGCGCCAGGGTGGTGCCCTGGGAAACCGCCACCGAAGTGCGCCTCCATCTGCAACAGGTGCTGAAGACGTGCTGA
- the ABI3 gene encoding ABI gene family member 3 isoform X3, translating to MAFTTQALASVAYQVGNLAGHTLRMLDLQASALRQVEARVSTLGQMVNMHMEKVARREIGTLATVQRLPPSQKIIAPESLPPLTPYYRRPLNFGCLDDIGHGVKDLSTQLSRTGTLSRKSIKAPATPGSTTLGRAPRIPEPVQLPMVPDGKLSAASSASSLASAGSAEGGVSTTQEQAVPPPPPPPPAASEGFLPPPPLGELYLPPTAPELPMPLDLPPPPPLDVDDLGLPPPPPPGFGPEEPSWVPDAYLEKVVTLYPYTRQKDNELSFSEGTVICITRRYSDGWCEGVCSEGSGFFPGNYVEPSC from the exons ATGGCCTTCACCACCCAGGCCCTGGCCAGTGTGGCCTACCAGGTGGGCAACCTGGCTGGACACACTCTGCGTATGTTGGACCTTCAGGCGTCCGCCCTGAGGCAGGTGGAAGCCCGTGTGAGCACGCTGGGCCAG ATGGTGAACATGCATATGGAGAAGGTGGCCCGAAGGGAGATCGGCACCTTAGCCACCGTCCAGCGGCTGCCCCCCAGCCAGAAAATTATCGCCCCTGAGAGCCTGCCTCCCCTCACGCCCTACTACAGGAGACCCCTCAACTTCGGTTGCCTGGATGACATCGGTCACGGGGTCAAG GATCTGAGCACACAGCTGTCGCGGACCGGGACCCTGTCTCGAAAGAGCATCAAGGCGCCTGCCACACCCGGCTCCACCACCCTGGG gAGAGCGCCCCGGATCCCCGAGCCAGTGCAGCTCCCCATGGTGCCGGACGGCAAACTCTCCGCcgcctcctctgcctcctccctggCCTCGGCCGG CAGCGCCGAAGGTGGGGTCTCCACGACCCAGGAGCAGGCAgtacccccacctccaccccctccacctGCTGCCTCCGAAGGTTTCCTGCCGCCCCCTCCGCTGGGGGAACTGTACCTGCCCCCAACGG ccccagagctGCCCATGCCCCTGgacctgccccctcctccacccttggATGTAGATGATTTGGGGCTACCACCTCCGCCACCACCAGGCTTTGGGCCTGAAGAACCCAGCTGGGTCCCTGATGCATACTTGGAGAAAG TGGTGACACTGTACCCGTACACCCGCCAGAAGGACAACGAACTCTCCTTCTCTGAGGGCACCGTTATCTGCATCACCCGCCGCTACTCCGATGGCTGGTGTGAGGGTGTCTGCTCAGAGGGGTCTGGATTCTTCCCCGGGAACTATGTGGAACCCAGCTGCTGA
- the ABI3 gene encoding ABI gene family member 3 isoform X4: protein MAELQQLQEFEIPTGREALQGNYSSLLRVADYCEDNYVQMVNMHMEKVARREIGTLATVQRLPPSQKIIAPESLPPLTPYYRRPLNFGCLDDIGHGVKDLSTQLSRTGTLSRKSIKAPATPGSTTLGRAPRIPEPVQLPMVPDGKLSAASSASSLASAGSAEGGVSTTQEQAVPPPPPPPPAASEGFLPPPPLGELYLPPTAPELPMPLDLPPPPPLDVDDLGLPPPPPPGFGPEEPSWVPDAYLEKVVTLYPYTRQKDNELSFSEGTVICITRRYSDGWCEGVCSEGSGFFPGNYVEPSC from the exons ATGGCGGAgctgcagcagctgcaggagTTTGAGATCCCCACGGGCCGGGAGGCCCTGCAGGGCAACTACAGCTCCCTGCTGCGAGTCGCAGACTACTGCGAGGACAACTACGTGCAG ATGGTGAACATGCATATGGAGAAGGTGGCCCGAAGGGAGATCGGCACCTTAGCCACCGTCCAGCGGCTGCCCCCCAGCCAGAAAATTATCGCCCCTGAGAGCCTGCCTCCCCTCACGCCCTACTACAGGAGACCCCTCAACTTCGGTTGCCTGGATGACATCGGTCACGGGGTCAAG GATCTGAGCACACAGCTGTCGCGGACCGGGACCCTGTCTCGAAAGAGCATCAAGGCGCCTGCCACACCCGGCTCCACCACCCTGGG gAGAGCGCCCCGGATCCCCGAGCCAGTGCAGCTCCCCATGGTGCCGGACGGCAAACTCTCCGCcgcctcctctgcctcctccctggCCTCGGCCGG CAGCGCCGAAGGTGGGGTCTCCACGACCCAGGAGCAGGCAgtacccccacctccaccccctccacctGCTGCCTCCGAAGGTTTCCTGCCGCCCCCTCCGCTGGGGGAACTGTACCTGCCCCCAACGG ccccagagctGCCCATGCCCCTGgacctgccccctcctccacccttggATGTAGATGATTTGGGGCTACCACCTCCGCCACCACCAGGCTTTGGGCCTGAAGAACCCAGCTGGGTCCCTGATGCATACTTGGAGAAAG TGGTGACACTGTACCCGTACACCCGCCAGAAGGACAACGAACTCTCCTTCTCTGAGGGCACCGTTATCTGCATCACCCGCCGCTACTCCGATGGCTGGTGTGAGGGTGTCTGCTCAGAGGGGTCTGGATTCTTCCCCGGGAACTATGTGGAACCCAGCTGCTGA
- the ABI3 gene encoding ABI gene family member 3 isoform X2, producing MAELQQLQEFEIPTGREALQGNYSSLLRVADYCEDNYVQATDKRKALEETMAFTTQALASVAYQVGNLAGHTLRMLDLQASALRQVEARVSTLGQMVNMHMEKVARREIGTLATVQRLPPSQKIIAPESLPPLTPYYRRPLNFGCLDDIGHGVKDLSTQLSRTGTLSRKSIKAPATPGSTTLGRAPRIPEPVQLPMVPDGKLSAASSASSLASAGAEGGVSTTQEQAVPPPPPPPPAASEGFLPPPPLGELYLPPTAPELPMPLDLPPPPPLDVDDLGLPPPPPPGFGPEEPSWVPDAYLEKVVTLYPYTRQKDNELSFSEGTVICITRRYSDGWCEGVCSEGSGFFPGNYVEPSC from the exons ATGGCGGAgctgcagcagctgcaggagTTTGAGATCCCCACGGGCCGGGAGGCCCTGCAGGGCAACTACAGCTCCCTGCTGCGAGTCGCAGACTACTGCGAGGACAACTACGTGCAG GCCACAGACAAACGGAAGGCGCTGGAGGAGACCATGGCCTTCACCACCCAGGCCCTGGCCAGTGTGGCCTACCAGGTGGGCAACCTGGCTGGACACACTCTGCGTATGTTGGACCTTCAGGCGTCCGCCCTGAGGCAGGTGGAAGCCCGTGTGAGCACGCTGGGCCAG ATGGTGAACATGCATATGGAGAAGGTGGCCCGAAGGGAGATCGGCACCTTAGCCACCGTCCAGCGGCTGCCCCCCAGCCAGAAAATTATCGCCCCTGAGAGCCTGCCTCCCCTCACGCCCTACTACAGGAGACCCCTCAACTTCGGTTGCCTGGATGACATCGGTCACGGGGTCAAG GATCTGAGCACACAGCTGTCGCGGACCGGGACCCTGTCTCGAAAGAGCATCAAGGCGCCTGCCACACCCGGCTCCACCACCCTGGG gAGAGCGCCCCGGATCCCCGAGCCAGTGCAGCTCCCCATGGTGCCGGACGGCAAACTCTCCGCcgcctcctctgcctcctccctggCCTCGGCCGG CGCCGAAGGTGGGGTCTCCACGACCCAGGAGCAGGCAgtacccccacctccaccccctccacctGCTGCCTCCGAAGGTTTCCTGCCGCCCCCTCCGCTGGGGGAACTGTACCTGCCCCCAACGG ccccagagctGCCCATGCCCCTGgacctgccccctcctccacccttggATGTAGATGATTTGGGGCTACCACCTCCGCCACCACCAGGCTTTGGGCCTGAAGAACCCAGCTGGGTCCCTGATGCATACTTGGAGAAAG TGGTGACACTGTACCCGTACACCCGCCAGAAGGACAACGAACTCTCCTTCTCTGAGGGCACCGTTATCTGCATCACCCGCCGCTACTCCGATGGCTGGTGTGAGGGTGTCTGCTCAGAGGGGTCTGGATTCTTCCCCGGGAACTATGTGGAACCCAGCTGCTGA
- the ABI3 gene encoding ABI gene family member 3 isoform X1: protein MAELQQLQEFEIPTGREALQGNYSSLLRVADYCEDNYVQATDKRKALEETMAFTTQALASVAYQVGNLAGHTLRMLDLQASALRQVEARVSTLGQMVNMHMEKVARREIGTLATVQRLPPSQKIIAPESLPPLTPYYRRPLNFGCLDDIGHGVKDLSTQLSRTGTLSRKSIKAPATPGSTTLGRAPRIPEPVQLPMVPDGKLSAASSASSLASAGSAEGGVSTTQEQAVPPPPPPPPAASEGFLPPPPLGELYLPPTAPELPMPLDLPPPPPLDVDDLGLPPPPPPGFGPEEPSWVPDAYLEKVVTLYPYTRQKDNELSFSEGTVICITRRYSDGWCEGVCSEGSGFFPGNYVEPSC from the exons ATGGCGGAgctgcagcagctgcaggagTTTGAGATCCCCACGGGCCGGGAGGCCCTGCAGGGCAACTACAGCTCCCTGCTGCGAGTCGCAGACTACTGCGAGGACAACTACGTGCAG GCCACAGACAAACGGAAGGCGCTGGAGGAGACCATGGCCTTCACCACCCAGGCCCTGGCCAGTGTGGCCTACCAGGTGGGCAACCTGGCTGGACACACTCTGCGTATGTTGGACCTTCAGGCGTCCGCCCTGAGGCAGGTGGAAGCCCGTGTGAGCACGCTGGGCCAG ATGGTGAACATGCATATGGAGAAGGTGGCCCGAAGGGAGATCGGCACCTTAGCCACCGTCCAGCGGCTGCCCCCCAGCCAGAAAATTATCGCCCCTGAGAGCCTGCCTCCCCTCACGCCCTACTACAGGAGACCCCTCAACTTCGGTTGCCTGGATGACATCGGTCACGGGGTCAAG GATCTGAGCACACAGCTGTCGCGGACCGGGACCCTGTCTCGAAAGAGCATCAAGGCGCCTGCCACACCCGGCTCCACCACCCTGGG gAGAGCGCCCCGGATCCCCGAGCCAGTGCAGCTCCCCATGGTGCCGGACGGCAAACTCTCCGCcgcctcctctgcctcctccctggCCTCGGCCGG CAGCGCCGAAGGTGGGGTCTCCACGACCCAGGAGCAGGCAgtacccccacctccaccccctccacctGCTGCCTCCGAAGGTTTCCTGCCGCCCCCTCCGCTGGGGGAACTGTACCTGCCCCCAACGG ccccagagctGCCCATGCCCCTGgacctgccccctcctccacccttggATGTAGATGATTTGGGGCTACCACCTCCGCCACCACCAGGCTTTGGGCCTGAAGAACCCAGCTGGGTCCCTGATGCATACTTGGAGAAAG TGGTGACACTGTACCCGTACACCCGCCAGAAGGACAACGAACTCTCCTTCTCTGAGGGCACCGTTATCTGCATCACCCGCCGCTACTCCGATGGCTGGTGTGAGGGTGTCTGCTCAGAGGGGTCTGGATTCTTCCCCGGGAACTATGTGGAACCCAGCTGCTGA
- the GNGT2 gene encoding guanine nucleotide-binding protein G(I)/G(S)/G(O) subunit gamma-T2 — MTQELSEKELLKMEVEQLKKEVKNPRAPISKTGKEIKDYVEAEAGNDPLLKGIPEDKNPFKEKGGCMIS; from the exons ATGACCCAGGAGCTCAGTGAGAAGGAGCTTTTAAAGATGGAGGTGGAGCAGCTGAAGAAGGAAGTGAAGAACCCAAGAGCTCCG ATTTCTaagacaggaaaggaaatcaAGGACTACGTGGAGGCCGAAGCGGGAAACGACCCTCTTCTCAAAGGCATCCCTGAGGACAAGAATCCCTTCAAGGAAAAAGGCGGTTGTATGATAAGCTGA